GGCACGACAGCAGCATCGATGATGACCGGCTCGAAACCGTTTTGTCGCAAGGTAGCTGCAAGTGCGAGAAGGCACAGAGGCGCTCCTAGAGGCTGACCTTCATACGGTGGATAAAAGAGGATAACCTTATGTGACACGTTACACCTCGCTCATTGAAAGGCGCCGCCCATTGAGAAATAGGTTGCTAACGCCGAGAACTTCAGCAGCTGACGTGAAGAGATCACGGAGTGGGGCATCAATCCAGCGCGACAATCCATCAATGGATATGCACGCGAGGTTCCAGCGTGATTTATAGGGCAGACGAGGCAATATCTCGGGGGATGCCAGCCGCACGACGCCTCGCACCATCACAAGTTCCACGTCGCGCCAACTGATTGAGGAAAGGAGTGTGGCTGGGTCAAGTGCTGTGGTGCGTACAGCGAATAAATCTGCGGGTGAATGCGGCCCGATTCGCCCTTGTCCGCTCTTTAGGCGGAGAATCCTTGCCGGGAGCCGCGTCACTGAGTCGTATATCGTTTGAGCAGATAGACCAATTTGTTCATGGCAGAATCCAATTTCGTCGAGGAGATCACCTGTCGCGGTAAGGGATGAATCGCTTCCAATGGCAAGCCTCTCGACGGAAAGGAGTTGTTGCAGTGAAGGAAACCGCGAAAACAAGTAATCGTTCGATGAGGGGCAGATAATCAGCGATGCACCTTGTTGATTGAGTCTCTGGGTATTAAGCGGAGTCAACGCAGTGCCATGCACTAAGACCAATCGTTCGTCGACTAGGCGAAGCGCTTCCAATTCTTCGAATTCGTTGACCGCCGCAGAGTCGATACCTTCACAAGCATGAAGTATGAAAGGTTGTGAAATGGTTGATTGTCGGTGTGCACCTTCAAGGTTCGTGGCAAAACGAAGAGAATGTTCCCACCCAAACCCTTTAACAACATTGATGGGAAATCGATGATCGTCAAAGACAGGATGGAGAGGATTGTGATGGCACACCGTTGTTACGCCGCACAAGATATTGCGGAGGCCCCCCCACCAAAGCCGTACGTCCTTGGGAACCTGTTTATGCAGGTCGATTTCTCTGGAATAGCGGCGTTGGATTTCCAGTGCCCATTCTGTCGCGTTTTTATAAGGTGGATCACCGAGACGTGGGAAGAGGGCAAACTCGAGATGATCGTGTGCGTTGATCAACCCTGGAAAGAGACTGTAACCAGATAGGTCGATTTCATCACAAGCTGTATCGAGCGGCTTTGCCGTATTGATCGTGATCTCGTCGCGTCGTATGGCAATATCAGCGACAACCGATTCTTGCGGGCCGAGAACGCAGCGGGCATCACTGAGAATGAGCTCGGGGGCGCCGCTCTCTACAGATTCTCGTATGAAGTGAAGGATGTAGATGGCTGGCCTTCCGGCTGCCCTCCTATACTCTGCCTCTTTGCCCTTTGAGCGAAAAATACATCGCTCGGGTTCGCCAAATGACGGCTCATAAAGAGAGGCAAGACGCAGACCGTGATCTGCCATGGCGGTGATGATGCTTGCGAGGGAGTGTGGCCGAGCGTCTAGGCGCACAGGACCTTGTGAAGAATGAAAGCCACGCTTCCAGCCAAGTTCGATGGCTGTTTCGGGATGCATATCTGTGAGGAATAGTTCTCCGCTTCTGCGTAGGGTTCTTGTCAGTTCCTGGGCAAAGAACCCTATCTCAGGTATGTAGCTGAGAACGAAGGATGCGAGTGCGAAATCTATTGACGCAGTGTTGATAGGCAGGTGGGGCAAATTTGCCTTGAGAAGCAAAGTATTGTCCAGATGTTTCCGGCGTGCCACAGCAAGCATCTCGCTGGAATTGTCGACACCGCAAACCGATCGCGCTGATCCAAAGCGTACCAGGCGCTCAAGCCAGCGGCCAGTACCGCAGCCGACATCCAAGATGTCTTTGCCGTCGATGTCTGGGATTACGCAAGAGAGAAATCGCTTTTCAAGCTCAATGAGTGGATTCGCTTGTTGGTCATAGACGCGAGCCCATGCATCGAATGCGTATAGGTTCGAATCAGTGAACTCCTCACGGTCTGTAGCTGTATTGCTCAAAGGCTCTCTCGTTTGGGTTTGCGCAGATTGATAAAGTTATGGGCCCACTGAAGTTCTATTGGGTAGTTATAGATTCGAAACGTATAGCGCCATGCGCTCAGCGTCTTCAGCATGAGGCGGCTCCACCTCGGCGCTCGGATGTCCTGCACGGTAGGCCAGCGTGAAGCGACGACTAGTTCGAAGTTGTCGATGAGCTCCTTGGTCGTTTTGCGCAGCCAGGGGACACTGGTATCGATGCGAAGCGTAAAGTTCATCCACTGTTTTGTTGCCCACTCTGCAGGCGTCGATGGGAATGCGATCTTGTCGTCAACGTTCCCATACATCTGCCCTGGTTGAGGGGTAGGAGTGTAGTGCTGAATGATGATCTCGCTATCAGGATTGATACGCTTGATTCTGCGAATGAAAGCAAGTGTCTCTCGCGTATCCCTATCAGGGTCCTTGGGATTGCCGACGACAAAGGAGAACTCGGGGATTATTCCGAAGCGACGTGTTCGTTCGGCCATGATGAGGGTCTGCTCTGTGGTGATGCCTTTCTGCATGTCCTGCAAGACCCAGTCGGCGCCTGACTCAGCTCCGAAGAAGATCATGGTACAGCCGGCGCGTGCGATTGCCGCCATAGTCTTATCGGAATAACGAGACATAATGTCGACGCGCGCTTCGCACCACCAGCGCAGATTAAGTGGAGCTATCAGCTCGCAGAGCTTCTGCGTATGATCTTCGCGCAGAAAGAAGTTCATATCATAAAACTGAACGGAATCGGCGTCGTATCTCGCGACGAGGTGTTTAAGAATCGATACGGTACGCTCCGGTGACTCCATCTTTTCGTCTCGTCCATAGGCGGCATGGACGCCACAGAACGAACAGTTGAATGGGCAGCCAATACTGGCGTGATGAACCGCGGTTCGTTTGCCGAAGAACGACGGACGGAGATAACGTTCTACTGGAATGCGGTGGTAGGGAGACCAAGGGAAGTTGTCCGGCCCCTTCATCGGACGTTCAGCGTTATTGTGATGCAGCCCGAACTCATCCTTGTACGAAAGACCTCGGATGGAAGACAACATGCGCTGGCCTCGTATCGCCTCGATCAGCTCGATGAGCGTCTCCTCTCCCTGTCCACGGACAACGTAGTCGACGTATCGGGCGTTGAGCGCCGCTGCGGGATAAATCGATGGGAAATAGCCGCCCCATACGATCTTCACGCCGGGACGCAGACGCCGCACTTCACGTGACAGGTCCATGCCAGCCACCATCTGTGGTCCCGGCATCACCGAAACCCCAAGTAGGATTACATCGTTGTTGTCGATGAGCGTAATGATGGCGTCGAGTGGATCATCGTCGAGATTCCCATCAACGATCGTATATCTCTCACGCCCCTCCAGCACAGCAGCAAGCGCAAGCACCGCTAGCGGCATGCGGCAGTTGCGAGGCTTCGTGGCGCGAGGATGGAAGAGGATAATCATGCAGATTTCTTTGCGGTGTAGATGCGAAAAGTTGAAGGCTCGCGATGCTTTTTGAGTCTCGCTACCAATGGGCGCAGCGACCAGCGGAGGCCGTAGTTGGGGCTATGCCGTTGCCAAACAAGATTGAACTGACGAGCAAGCTGTTCCAGGCGTTGATCCGTGAGAAACTCTTGACTGCGAATCGAGTTGGAGAATATGCCAAAACGGCTGAAAAAATGAGAGTGGCGCTCGGCGAGCATTCGCTCGCCGCTCTCTTGGCGGGAATACCATGGCGAGTCTGCGATAATGAGCAGCCCCCCAATTCTCAGGCACCGCAATGCTTCCTGAAGGGTCCGTTCATAGCTCTCTGTGTAATGAAATGAGGCATTGAAGATGACTGCGGCAAATTGGGCGTCTGAAAATGGCAGGCG
This portion of the Edaphobacter sp. 4G125 genome encodes:
- a CDS encoding methyltransferase domain-containing protein, which produces MSNTATDREEFTDSNLYAFDAWARVYDQQANPLIELEKRFLSCVIPDIDGKDILDVGCGTGRWLERLVRFGSARSVCGVDNSSEMLAVARRKHLDNTLLLKANLPHLPINTASIDFALASFVLSYIPEIGFFAQELTRTLRRSGELFLTDMHPETAIELGWKRGFHSSQGPVRLDARPHSLASIITAMADHGLRLASLYEPSFGEPERCIFRSKGKEAEYRRAAGRPAIYILHFIRESVESGAPELILSDARCVLGPQESVVADIAIRRDEITINTAKPLDTACDEIDLSGYSLFPGLINAHDHLEFALFPRLGDPPYKNATEWALEIQRRYSREIDLHKQVPKDVRLWWGGLRNILCGVTTVCHHNPLHPVFDDHRFPINVVKGFGWEHSLRFATNLEGAHRQSTISQPFILHACEGIDSAAVNEFEELEALRLVDERLVLVHGTALTPLNTQRLNQQGASLIICPSSNDYLFSRFPSLQQLLSVERLAIGSDSSLTATGDLLDEIGFCHEQIGLSAQTIYDSVTRLPARILRLKSGQGRIGPHSPADLFAVRTTALDPATLLSSISWRDVELVMVRGVVRLASPEILPRLPYKSRWNLACISIDGLSRWIDAPLRDLFTSAAEVLGVSNLFLNGRRLSMSEV
- a CDS encoding B12-binding domain-containing radical SAM protein; amino-acid sequence: MIILFHPRATKPRNCRMPLAVLALAAVLEGRERYTIVDGNLDDDPLDAIITLIDNNDVILLGVSVMPGPQMVAGMDLSREVRRLRPGVKIVWGGYFPSIYPAAALNARYVDYVVRGQGEETLIELIEAIRGQRMLSSIRGLSYKDEFGLHHNNAERPMKGPDNFPWSPYHRIPVERYLRPSFFGKRTAVHHASIGCPFNCSFCGVHAAYGRDEKMESPERTVSILKHLVARYDADSVQFYDMNFFLREDHTQKLCELIAPLNLRWWCEARVDIMSRYSDKTMAAIARAGCTMIFFGAESGADWVLQDMQKGITTEQTLIMAERTRRFGIIPEFSFVVGNPKDPDRDTRETLAFIRRIKRINPDSEIIIQHYTPTPQPGQMYGNVDDKIAFPSTPAEWATKQWMNFTLRIDTSVPWLRKTTKELIDNFELVVASRWPTVQDIRAPRWSRLMLKTLSAWRYTFRIYNYPIELQWAHNFINLRKPKRESL